The DNA region AGTGCATTGTCCTGGTCATCTTTTGGAAAAGGACACTGGCATCCGTCAGCATCCCATGTTTGGCTCCACAGTATCGCTGAGGGATGACGAGCAGGCACAATAAAGGgcaaaataaataacacaaggTGGAAAAACAGGGCCAGCTTCGGTTTATGTAACGCTCTTCACAGCGAGCCTGAGtgcatgcagcagcagagctggccTCCCACTCAACCCAGCCCACTGAGCACAAGCAAAAAAAGGGCTGTCCTAAAGGAAGGGGAGCACTCGTCAGCCGCTGTCTGTCCCATCTGGTGACGGTTCCAGGCACGGAACAGCAGCTCTTTGGAGCGGACGTCCAGCCTGAAGGAACGTCCGTCTccaaacaaatgtgcattatgTTGAACAAACCGGCTttgctcctgctccaggtccCCTCTAATGCAGGTGCTGGTGCCTGGGCACAGACTGCAGCATGGTTCACCTCAGCCCCGAACACCTGTTTACTGGGGCTGTCACAATAGCAGCCGGGAGAAAACGGGATGAATGCATATAATTCACAGTGACTGTGGCATTGACTCACCTGGATTCCTCTGTTTTCAGATCCTCCTGGACTGTTCCAGCAGCTGAAGAATCAAACTGCCAGAGGATGCGCTGACAAAATGATGGTAAAACTACTACAGTCTCACAGGTACCTGATATTTAGACACTCACTTCTCAGTCCGATGCGTCAGTTTGAAGTTCTCTCCTGGAGTTTATATTTCTGTGTTCTCTTCCACTCAGCCTCTGAATCATGGGAAACGTGGAGAGTCAGAACGGGGACCATGCCCTCTGCGGTAACGACCGTGGCTACTTGTCACGAAAGCAAATGTCTCGGTCTCTGCGCGTCTCCAACAAGCAGCCCAGACGCTCTCGATACGCTTCGTCTGGGAAAATAGAGCACAGGAACTCTGAGACCAGCACCCGCTCCAGTAGCACCCCCAGCATCCCACAGTCCCTGGCCGACAACGGCCTGGAGCCCTTCAACGAGACAAATGTCCTCCCAGACTTTGGAAGCCCCATCTGGGTGGACCGTGTTGCCATGAACCTGAGGCCCGTGTCCTTTCTCAATGAGCTGGCCAGTCCGTCAGTCCACATAACCCTACCAGGCCCAACTGCAGAGGAGGTGCAGGATGCGGAGGAGTACCTGGGTGAGGTGACGTACCTCCAGAAAACCCGGGACGGCTCCAAGGAAGCCGTCGGTTTCAAGAAGAAGAGGTCCAAATCTGCAGACATGTGGCGGGACGACAGCTTGGAGTTCTCCCTGTCCGACCTCAGCCAGGAGCACCTGACCAGCACGGAGGAGATCATCGAACCGGTGGACGACAGACGCTTCACTGGCTGCAAAGGCCACCTGCAGTCCAGCCCCACCGACTCCACGGACCGGGCCAACTCCCTGGACGAGCTGTACAGCCAGAAGAGCCCCCCCCGCCGGCAGCCCCACGCCCGCTACGCCAACTGGCACGGAGCCAACCGGACCGTCAGGGAGGGCGAGGACGACAAGATGCTCTCTCCGTCCGAGGAGGACGGGAACCCCTACGGCGCCTACACCCTTCCCTGCCGGCGCTCCCACTGCCTGTCCGAGGGCCTGAGCGGCCACCAGGCTGCCGTGTGTGCCAGTATGCAAGGCAGGAGGGCGCAGACCATCCAGGTAAGATACGGAGCAGCTCACAGAAACCGCTCTGGCAGTTTTAGTTTTGGTTCCGCCGTTGCCTTTTGATATGATAATGAGGGGAGGCCTGTGGAGGAGGGCAACAGGGCACCACAGGGCACCGCCCGCCCGGTGAACGGGGCTGTGGAGCGCCTGATTAGGTCATGTGACCAGATGGAGATAGCGAGCCTGGCGTAGACCCCCTTCGTCTCCCAGGAGCCCTCGGCCATGTTGGTGGAGGAGGGCAGACGCTTGGCTGCCGCTAATTAATGTCCGTGCAGGACCTGAGGAATAGCAAACGCGTGGCTACAGTCTCTGCAGCATGTTTTGTGCCTACAGTCGTCGTCAGGCAgtttggagctgctgctgacggtgCGGCTCACCTGTCCACGCAGGATGTCACCGCCGGCGAGGGCAGCGAGTACGAGGACAGCGGCATCGGCGGCCTGAGCGCCGAGGCGGAGCACCAGTCCCGCCGCTACAAGACCATGTCGGCGTCCTTCTCCATGTGCTCGGCGCACGGCCGCGGCCTGTTCGCCGGCAgcgacagcggcagcagcagcgggggcggggccagcgaGTGCGCGCAGGGCGTGTACGAGAACTTCCGCCAGGAGCTGGAGATGAGCTCCTGCCAGACGGAGAGCCCCGAGGAGGCGGGCTCGGCCCTCAGCGACGAGCAGAGCACCATGAGCTCGGCCTACCAGACCGACCCGCTGCTCGGCGCCACCCAGGGCACGGTGCGCAAGGCCGGCCGGCTCGCCGTCAAGAACTTCCTGGTgcacaagaagaacaagaaggtgGAGTCGGCCACCAGGCGCAAGTGGAAGAGCTACTGGGTTTCCCTGAAAGGTTTGCCATAacattttcacatacagtagattatACAGAAAGAATCAGCCACAACACAACGCTGTTGGTTCTGTTTCACTGGACTTTAAACCAAATCGCGCTGCACTTCTTGAAGTTGGCCACTGGAGAGCAGAATTAAATTGCTTGAGCAAATCTGAGTTTTCAAGGAGTCTGTTTCCCAGTTGCACATTCTTGGAACCTGACTTCTGTCTCCTCCAGGTTGCACCCTGTTCTTCTATGAGACCGACGGCCGATCGGTGATAGACAACAACAGCGTTCCCAAGCATGCCATCTGGGTGGAGAACAGTATAGTGCAGGCTGTGCCGGAGCATCCCAAAAAGGACTACGTCTTCTGCCTGAGCAACTCCCTGGGAGATGCTTTTCTCTTCCAGGTATCACCTGTGAACGCGTCCACTGCGTTTTCTTATGATCAACAAGCGCTTTTTGAATGTCAGCGGGCGCTGtttaacctctgacctctgacctccccccacctgcagacctgcagccagACGGAGCTGGAGAACTGGATCACGGCCGTGCACTCGGCGTGCGCCACCGCGGTCGCCCGCCAGCACCACCGGGAGGACACGGTGCGGCTGCTCCGGGCCGAAAtcaagaagctggagcagaagaTCGACATGGacgagaagatgaagaagatggGGGACATGCAGCTGTCGGCCGTCACCGACACCAAGAAGAGGAAGACCATCCTGGATCAAGTGGGTTTCTCCCCCCTCCATCAGTAGAATGCGGTTTCAGGTTGTTGTCTTCACTTAGATGCTAGCTTCCTCTTCAGCGGTTGCTGAGCTGAGGCCACGAACGCTGCTTTGAACCTGACATGCGCTTGGCACCAGTCGATAGCCTGCCACTCTCTCAATGAAGTGCAACGCTCATATTGTCTTTAATAGGTCTGTTTACAGAGGAGGGAGATCAGATGGCCTTTGTGTGGCAGTGCCTGCTTGGTGCGGCCCTGTTTGGCAGTGTCAGGTTCCACATTGTGCAGAGCTGAATAGATGTAGGACTGCTCCTTAGAACGCTGAGACGCTTCCACCCTGTGTGTGCCAGTGGAATGCGCCGCATTGTTTCTCTCCCGTCTCTGGGCTACTTGGCAGCGACACACAGCCCTCCACTGTGGAGCTGGCCACCCCGTCCAAACACCAGTGCAGGACCGCGGCGAGGAGGGGGCGGCCCGGTGAATAATGGCAATGTCCTGCTCCAGTGCCCCAGTAAACAGCCAGCCATTAAAGCGTTGAGGGAACTGGTGACCGAGCTTCAGGGGGAGAGAGGAAATGATTCGGAGGCTTGATGAAGCCTGAGCTGGACGTGTTTGTGTCCCCTCACTCTGCAGATCTTCCTGTGGGAGCAGAACCTGGAGCAGTTTCACATGGACCTCTTCCGGTTCCGGTGCTACCTGGCCAGTCTtcagggaggagagctgcccaaccCCAAACGCCTCCTGGCCTTCGCCTCCCGTCCCACTAAGCTGGCGATGGGACGACTGGGCATTTTCTCAGTCTCTTCCTTTCATGCACTGGTAAATATCGCCTCGTTGTTTCATCGCCTTTATTAAAGGCTATGGGATATTCTTATCATCTCGCAACTGTGTCTTTAAACTGATGATTTTATGGAGAACAGGCATGTTGGCTCAGTATACTTTACCAACATAGACTACAGCTCCTGGAAGGATCTTTTCTGCAaccttaaaacaacacagacctctGAGAACAATCCAGCATTTTGCTGTTTAAacatcaaagtgtttgttgGCATCTCATGCCGGGATGTTTTATCCCTGGAAAGTGTTGCCTTCCACGTTCATCCACAGTTGTACCGCTATTCCTGCATCAGGGCTCCTCTATGGGCGGCTTTGGTTCGGTTCTGGCCTCCCACTACCGCTGCTCCGAGGTCGCTCCGCTAGAAGCTCTGCTAGTAGTAGaacatttgatttttttcccatttatATTTGGCTGGGTTACTACACTTTTCTCCTCACTGAAATGCAGCGTTGTGGAGCAGGTGAGTGGGCGAGAGCTGTGAGATGGCACCGATGGAGGATTTAACAAAAGAGACACTTTCTaacacctctctcctcctcgtaTTTCTACGCTTAAacacctgcttctgcttcagcaCCGACAGGAGCCGACAGAATGAAAGTTGTGCACATTGTGTCGGTGTAAATTTACACAACAGGAATATAATGCACTGCACTTCTGGATAAACTCTTGGTAGTGGTAACAATCATCTGTCTCATTTGTCGTCTGAACCCTGACCCTGATCTTTATGTTTCATTTTCGCAGGTGGCGGCTCGCACAGAAACAGGAGTGAGGCGTCGCGCTCAGGCCATGTCTCGGTCCTGCAGCAAACGCAAGAGCCGGTTCTCCTCCCTCTGGGGCCTGGACACTACCTCAAAGAAAAAGACTAAAGCCCATCCCACCATCAACCAGGTGGAGCCACGCTGCGACCACAGGCCTTTTGTTTCCATCCGCCTTCCAGGTTTAACCTGCTTCCTGTCCCTGCAGGTGTTTGCTGACGGGGAGAAGCCAGCGAAAGCGTCCGTAGATGGAATATATGTCAATACTTCTGAGAAACATGCAGTGAGTGGAAAGATTGCATTTCTGTGAATACATTTGACAGTGACTGAACTAAATCTTGAGCCAGAAACATGTCAAAGAAGGGTTGAGCTTTTACAGCCACTCACACATTAAAGGTGGAAATTCTTTGGTCCTTTTTAAACCAGAGGTACAGTAATGTACTGTAGTCTTGGTGTTCGTTGGGTGTTTTGACGCTAGCTATTTAGCCGCAAGCTACTGGCGAGAGAGTTTAGCCTGAAGCAGCTTAATGGACTGATTTCTCATTTTAATCCAATCAGGCTTTGCAGTAAAACTGACTCGTCTCTGCGGCAGCAGACAGAACTGAACCGTCCCTTTAATGTCCCTGCAGAAAAGCGAGGACGGCGCCGTGAAAAGCCTCCCCAGCACCGACAGCGACATCTGGGTCCCGGACCACCTCACCCCTTCGTGGGTGTGTCTGCCCAACGACCAGCCGGTGCTGACCATCATCCAGCCCGGGGAGTCGGCGCTGTGCGTCCTGGAAACCATCTGCAAGGTACCGCCGCTCCATCATGCGTCTGCTTAAAAAGCCACTGTGTGACTGGAATAACCCAGTTCTGCAGCGGGAGGCTTGCAGGCCACAGCCACACGTCTTAATTATGCTCTTGTCTGCAGGCTCATCAGCTCGATCCCACAAAACACTACTTGCGTCTCAAATTCCTGATTGAAAACCAGGTGCAATTCTATATTCCCAAACCAGAGGAGGACGTGTGCGACCTGGTGAGTGACTACCTGCTTGATTGTGATTTAGATTTATTCCAGGAGCAATggccacaggctgcagcagcaccttaTTAATAGAATGAATAGTATTTTTATCCCTTCGGTTTCATGTTATTTGTCTGGGAACTCCCTGCTGTAAAGCACCGTGGGTCTGTTCGTCTGTTCGTGGGTACAAAATCTCTGACTTCTGTATTTTCATCATGTAATTACGACGTGACACGGATCACAGATCGGGGCCAGTTGCTTtgtctgagaaaacagaaaatgagcgCTCTCTTTGTGTTCTGTCAATAACCCACCCACCAGAATAAGGATGAAGTGGGCCGCGGTTTCATGATTTATATAATAACGTCTTTTTGTTCCTCGCAGCTTTACAAAGAAATTGAGCTCTGCTCCAAAATAACGAAAGTGATCCAGTTTGACAGAGATGAATCCTGCATGATTGGTTACGGTAAGACCCATTTAAATGATGCTGTGTGACAGCAACAACTGCTGATGATATGACTTTTAATGACGCCGGCGTTAAAGATTCCATATAATTCTTTTAAAGTTTTGGATTAATTGCTTTTCTTTGGCCTTTATAcaaccttttattttttcaggCCATTTGTACTTCACAAATCCCTCTGATGTGTTTTATataagcgcccccccccccccctgtccccccccccctcgcctatCTGTctctccctttcctcctccaggTTTCTCCATTTcagtggtggaggaggatgcaGTACAGCAGCTCTACATCACTGATGTGAAGGCGGGCGGATTAGCCTTCGCCAAAGGTTGATTACCCTTCATTTTTGTCGTCTGAACTCCCTTAAGAGACACTTAGTCTTTGTCTCCCGATTGAGTTACAGCCAGAGAAGGTATAAAAAGAATCCAGGGTGCATTAGTTGTTTTCCGTCGCTGTGCATGTTTTCAAAATGGAGCATTTTCCTCACAAAGGTCAGCAGACATTTGTCTTTGCTTCTTTTAGAAAAGCATTAGCACATGTTTATTTCGGCGTCAGGGCGGGTTTCAGTCACAGCCGTTCCCACGGGCTTTGATTACTATAATCACAACCACACTGCCTGTCGCTGGTCCTCGGGAGAGAAGATGCTCAGTGTGACACCTGAACGCTGCTCCCTTGAAGCCATTACAAAGTTGGACGGTTCAGTGACATCGTCCCAGACCTGAGTCTTTGAAGGAGACACATGCACTGAGTGTTGCTTATTAAAGGAAAGACTGTATCTGCACGGATTAGCAgcttcctggttttgtttttctaaattgCTTCATTTTACTGGGTTTGTTGAAATCCAACGCTTGTTCTCCCTCTGCAGGTCTGAATGCAGGCGATGAAATCCTGCAGCTGAACGGAAAGGACTCCCGCAGCCTCAACTTCTCTGACATGAAGGCGGCGTTCGCTCAGGCCTCGCTGGCTTTGACGGTGAACACCCTCCCCCCCGTGGACCGCCGTCAGCTGTGCTACCTGCCGCCGCGGCGCTCGGACGCCGAGGACGACCTGTACACCGACATCTTCTCACAGAGCCAAGGTAGAAGACGCGCTCGGCCGTCAGTGTGACTGTTGCTGAGGAGAGTGGCCACTGTGACATTTACAACCAGGCAGATGTTTAAACATCTGGGAAACTCTCTTTGAACAAAACGTATTATATGAACACAACGAAAGTCATTTAACTGAAAAGCAAACgcagactgtgttttttttatgcttCCTTAGTTGCTGAATCTACAGGGTCCTAATTAAAGACGCTACACGGCTCTCAGCCAAGCGTTTCTGCTCCGCTCtcgaaaaaaacaaatattccaCAGTGTTTGATGGAGCTCGTTCCTGACCGTTGTTTGTTGCAGAGGAGATCCTGGACGACGGCGTGGGACTGTTGCTGGAGAGCTCGGGGGACAGCCTGGATGACGACCTGGACATCTTCAGTGACTTTGATGAATGCAGGAAGGTAAATGCagcctctgctgtttttgtgcTCTGAGTTTGAGCGTTTGTATAGAGAGAAGATCTGCGCACATCCTTCATTTGACGCGCTGGCTCCTGTTTGCGTCCTTGTCCTTGACAGATTCCCCCGTAGACCGTTAAGAACACTTTGTTTAAGCACAGTTTCAGGTGCCATCTGTTACTGGCACATTTATATTCCAGATGTGAACTCACAGCTTCTTAATACAAATGTACATCAGGTTtctctgtgtgcatgtttacaCATAAGGCACATTAGAGGCAGAGTAGCCACCTGAGTTTAACAGCCAAGGAACTGAAAGCAGGCTTAATTAAGGAGCCTTTTGTGTGTTAATGACTGGAGGACCTTTCATCTTCATACATATCCACACACCCTCTGCAAAAAGAAGCACAATGCGAGCAGATGAGGAAAAAAATCTCAGCAACACTTGCAATTGAAGTGCTTTCACTAACGAGGGGACCAACTCTTCTGATGCCCATTTAAAAGGAGCTTCATACCAGAGTCCACGTTATGAATGAGATTAAAGCTGCGCGCCTTCTCTCTGCGTCTGTCTGACTTCAAAGGACGACCGGGCTCCCGCTCACAACGCGCTGAATGAATTGT from Betta splendens chromosome 13, fBetSpl5.4, whole genome shotgun sequence includes:
- the tiam1b gene encoding rho guanine nucleotide exchange factor TIAM1 isoform X1, whose product is MGNVESQNGDHALCGNDRGYLSRKQMSRSLRVSNKQPRRSRYASSGKIEHRNSETSTRSSSTPSIPQSLADNGLEPFNETNVLPDFGSPIWVDRVAMNLRPVSFLNELASPSVHITLPGPTAEEVQDAEEYLGEVTYLQKTRDGSKEAVGFKKKRSKSADMWRDDSLEFSLSDLSQEHLTSTEEIIEPVDDRRFTGCKGHLQSSPTDSTDRANSLDELYSQKSPPRRQPHARYANWHGANRTVREGEDDKMLSPSEEDGNPYGAYTLPCRRSHCLSEGLSGHQAAVCASMQGRRAQTIQDVTAGEGSEYEDSGIGGLSAEAEHQSRRYKTMSASFSMCSAHGRGLFAGSDSGSSSGGGASECAQGVYENFRQELEMSSCQTESPEEAGSALSDEQSTMSSAYQTDPLLGATQGTVRKAGRLAVKNFLVHKKNKKVESATRRKWKSYWVSLKGCTLFFYETDGRSVIDNNSVPKHAIWVENSIVQAVPEHPKKDYVFCLSNSLGDAFLFQTCSQTELENWITAVHSACATAVARQHHREDTVRLLRAEIKKLEQKIDMDEKMKKMGDMQLSAVTDTKKRKTILDQIFLWEQNLEQFHMDLFRFRCYLASLQGGELPNPKRLLAFASRPTKLAMGRLGIFSVSSFHALVAARTETGVRRRAQAMSRSCSKRKSRFSSLWGLDTTSKKKTKAHPTINQVFADGEKPAKASVDGIYVNTSEKHAKSEDGAVKSLPSTDSDIWVPDHLTPSWVCLPNDQPVLTIIQPGESALCVLETICKAHQLDPTKHYLRLKFLIENQVQFYIPKPEEDVCDLLYKEIELCSKITKVIQFDRDESCMIGYGFSISVVEEDAVQQLYITDVKAGGLAFAKGLNAGDEILQLNGKDSRSLNFSDMKAAFAQASLALTVNTLPPVDRRQLCYLPPRRSDAEDDLYTDIFSQSQEEILDDGVGLLLESSGDSLDDDLDIFSDFDECRKSTEQVAAFCRSLHDMNPSECVSSSPSPDSPFPPPATLRQLSDADKLRKVICELVETERTYVKDLNCLIGRYLTPLQKETFLTQDELDVLFGNLPEMVEFQVEFLKTLEDGTRLVPDLEKLERVDQFKKILFSLGGSFLYYADRFKIYSAFCASHTKVPKVLVKAKTDSDFKAFLDERNPKQQHSSTLESYLIKPIQRVLKYPLLLKELYSLTDPDSEEHYHLDVAMKAMNKVASHINEMQKIHEEFGAVFDQLITEQSGEKKEVADLSMGDLLLHTNVTWINPPTSLGKWKKEPQLATFVFKTAVVFVCKDGSKQKKKMGGSHRASVSADDKDPFRFRHMIPTDTLQVRSLANADGESAAVCEIVHTKSESEGRPERSFQLCCSSPEGRKDFLKTVHSILREKHRRQLLKTESLPLSQQYVPFGGKRLCALKGARPVINRAASAPTRTLGRRKLVRNRFTIDTDIVFDGDVEQDLASPQEPDPSLQQQQQQQQHGGLEQQSQSELGGDTDRWVEEQFDLEGYEDQEEVKETDILSDDDGDELRHTPAAASAEAELEAPVMALSLHGEETGRSGSLESPGDSESAEEAKPPGDAAENPTLCEEDKVWVRRE